TGGCGGCGCGTGTGCTTGCCCATCCTGCGCTCATAAGCGCCCAATCGGAGGATGCATGACCGACCGGCTGGAGAAGCGCGCGGTCGCCGACGCCCTGGAGCAGATCGCCTCGTTCATGGAACTCAAGGGCGAGAACCTCTTTCGGGTCCGGACCTTCAAGACGGTCGCCCGAGCGGTTGGGGGGCTGCCCGAGACGCTGCAGCAGGCGCTGCAAGACGGCTCGCTCGCCGCCACCAAGGGAGTCGGGCCGGCCACGCTCGAGGTCATCAACGAACTGGCCAGCACCGGCCGGAGCGCTCTCCTCGAGGAGCTGCGGGGCCAGGTCCCTCCCGGGCTGGTCGAGATGCTGTCGATCTCGGGTCTCGGTGTCGCCAAGATCCGGCAGATTCACGAGACGCTGGGCATCGACTCGCTCCCCGAACTCGAAGCCGCCGCCCTGGACGGTCGGCTGGCCGCCCTCCCGCGGTTCGGACAGAAGACCGCCGACAACATCCGCAAGAGCATCGCCTTCCTCCGCCAGGCCAGCGCCTTCCGCCTGGCCCACCACGCGGCCGAGGAGGCGCGCGCCCTGACCGAAGCGCTCAGCCGAGTGCCCGGTGTCCTGCACGCGACGGCGGCCGGTGACGTGCGGCGCCGCTGCGAGGTGGTCCGCGAAGTGGTCATCGTCGTCACGGCCGAGGTGCCCGCCGCCGACATTTTTGCCCGCCTGAGCCAGGTGCCGAGCGTCCACGAATTTGCCGGGCAGGACGAGCGTCACGTGACCCTGCGCTTCGTCGGTGGCACCAGCGCCCAGATCATCGTCACGCCCCCGCTGAACGCCGGCGCCGTACTGGTGCAGGCGACGGGCAGCGATGCCCACGTGCGCCAGCTCGAGGAGCGGGCGGCCGCCCGTGGCTGTACCCTGCGCGGCGCGGCGCTCTGGCGTGGCAGCGAGTTCGTGCCGACGCCGGACGAGGCCGCTCTCTACCAGGCACTCGACCTGCCCTGGATTCCACCGGAGTTGCGCGAAGGGGGCGGAGAGATCGCCGCCGCCGCGGATCACGTGCTTCCCACACTGATCGAGGAGGCAGACCTCCGCGGTTTCCTCCATTGCCACACCAACTATTCCGACGGATCCAACTCCGTGGCCGACCTTGCCCGCGGGGTCCGGGACGCCGGCTACGAGTGGATCGGGATCACCGATCACAGCCAGTCCGCGGCCTACGCAGGCGGACTCTCGCCCGAGTCGCTGATGCGCCAGGCGGCCGAAATTGCGGAGGTCAGGACCGGGATGCCGGGATTCCGGATCCTGCACGGCATCGAGGCCGACATCCTGGTCGACGGTCGCCTGGACTACGAGAACGACGTTCTCGCCAAACTCGATTTCGTGATTGGCTCGATCCACAGCCGCTTCAACCTCAGCGGCCCGGAAATGACGGCGCGCGTCCTCACCGCGCTCGACAACCCCTACCTCACCATCCTGGGCCACCCCACCGGGCGCCTCCTCCTTTCGCGCGACGCCTACGCGATCGCCCTCGAGGCGATCTTCGCCAAAGCCGGGGCGGTCGGCGTGGCCATCGAGATCAACGCCGACCCGCACCGGCTCGATCTCGACTGGCGTGTGTTGCGCAGCGCGCGCGCCCACGGCGTCATGATTTCCATCGGCTCGGATGCGCACAACCTGGCGGGCCTCGGCAATGTTCCCTACGGCGTCGGGATTGCCCGCAAGGGATGGCTCGGGCCCGACGAGGTGCTGAACACCCGCACGGCTGAAGGATTTCTGGCGTTCGGAAGCGCCCGGCGAGGCTGAGTGGCCCGCGAATCCGCATCGGCGCGCGCCGCCAGAGCCAGGAGGATTCTCGCCACGCTCGAGCGGGCCTACCCCGACGCGCACTGCGCGCTGGACCATGCGGACCCCTATCAGCTCCTCGTCGCGACCATCCTCTCGGCGCAGTGCACCGACGCCCGGGTCAACCTGGTGACGCCGGCACTCTTCGCGCGGTTTCCCGATGCCGCGGCGCTCGCCGACGGAACCCAGGACGAAGTGGAGGACCTGATCCGGTCCACTGGCTTTTTCCGCACCAAGGCGAAAAACCTCCTCGCCATGGCGGCGGCCCTCGTGGCGCGCCACGGCGGCGAGGTGCCGGACAGCATGGCGGAGTTGCGCGACTTGCCCGGCGTCGGCCGCAAGACCGCCAACGTGATTCTCGGAAACGCCTTCGGCCGCAATGACGG
The DNA window shown above is from Gemmatimonadales bacterium and carries:
- a CDS encoding helix-hairpin-helix domain-containing protein, with translation MTDRLEKRAVADALEQIASFMELKGENLFRVRTFKTVARAVGGLPETLQQALQDGSLAATKGVGPATLEVINELASTGRSALLEELRGQVPPGLVEMLSISGLGVAKIRQIHETLGIDSLPELEAAALDGRLAALPRFGQKTADNIRKSIAFLRQASAFRLAHHAAEEARALTEALSRVPGVLHATAAGDVRRRCEVVREVVIVVTAEVPAADIFARLSQVPSVHEFAGQDERHVTLRFVGGTSAQIIVTPPLNAGAVLVQATGSDAHVRQLEERAAARGCTLRGAALWRGSEFVPTPDEAALYQALDLPWIPPELREGGGEIAAAADHVLPTLIEEADLRGFLHCHTNYSDGSNSVADLARGVRDAGYEWIGITDHSQSAAYAGGLSPESLMRQAAEIAEVRTGMPGFRILHGIEADILVDGRLDYENDVLAKLDFVIGSIHSRFNLSGPEMTARVLTALDNPYLTILGHPTGRLLLSRDAYAIALEAIFAKAGAVGVAIEINADPHRLDLDWRVLRSARAHGVMISIGSDAHNLAGLGNVPYGVGIARKGWLGPDEVLNTRTAEGFLAFGSARRG
- the nth gene encoding endonuclease III — its product is MARESASARAARARRILATLERAYPDAHCALDHADPYQLLVATILSAQCTDARVNLVTPALFARFPDAAALADGTQDEVEDLIRSTGFFRTKAKNLLAMAAALVARHGGEVPDSMAELRDLPGVGRKTANVILGNAFGRNDGITVDTHVGRITRLLKLTSATDPEKVERDLMALFPQAKWTLLSHLLISHGRAICVARRPNCAACPIAMECPSARRAAHG